A region of the Candidatus Margulisiibacteriota bacterium genome:
AAAGTCGCTACTATGAAAATAATAATTTCTTTGATGGTGAAATATTCATAAGTAATTTAGGTAATAATAATGTCTGCAATTGCTGGTGTTATTTTTACTACTTTTTATTTCTCTTATTATTAATTAGGTTCAATATGAATTAGAATGCTAATTAATTCAGGGATTTCTTGCTTTAGTTTATCTTTAAGTGCATGAGAGATGGCATGGCCTTTTCTGATTGTTAGGTTTGCGTCCAAAGTGGCATGCATGTCCACTAAATAGTTCATCCCAGATTTGCGAATAAGACATTTTTCAATAGCAATAATGCCATCAACATTTGAAGCTACTTTTTTAATAGAAATTATTAAATCGTCATATAAATGTTCATCCATAATTTCTGCTAGTGCTGTTTTTAGAAGCAGAAAACAATTGTAGAAGATAAACGCTGCTGCAAAAAGAGCTGCCCAATCGTCTGCATACTCAAATCCTTTTCCAAATAGTAGAGCAACAGAAATCCCAATAAATGCAGCTATAGAGGTAATCGCATCGCTTCTGTGATGCCAGGCGTCAGCTTTTAATGCAGAGCTGTTGATTTTTTTACTTTTAAGTAATACGAATCTATAGCAACCTTCTTTCCAAAGGATTATAGCCCCAAGCACATAGAGAGTCCAGGCTTCTGGTGAGGCATGCGGTTGCTGTAAGTTTTGAATGCTTTGATAGGTAATGATGGAGGCTGATACAGCTAGAAAGGCAACTATTAAGAAAGTAATAAGTGATTCTGCTTTTCCGTAGCCATAAGGATAATTTCTGTCAGCAGGCTTGCTTGAGTATTTAATGCCGAACAGTACAAAAATAGATGAGAAAATATCCGAAGTAGATTCAATCGCGTCAGCTTTTATTGCGTAGGAATTACCAAAAAAACCAGCGAACCACTTGATAATAGCTAAGCAGGTATTTCCTAGGATACTAAAATAGGCTGTTTTGATAGCTGTTTGCTCTTTGGACATCTATAAGATTGTAACATACATGGCAATAGAATTTTATGGGCTGGAGATTAATTTTAATTAAATGTTTATGCAAGAAAACTAAGGGATATTACGTTATATTAATATAAGCTTCGCAAAAGGGGGATTTGTTATGGTGGAAATACAAGGGATTCAAAATATAAACTCAAGTGAGGTTTCTTCTGATTTAGGGGTTTTGAAAACCGAATCTTTGAGTACCAAAAAAGATGATCAGTTAAAAATTAAGTCCATGGAGGAAACTTCTACAGAAGAAGAAGTTGTAGCGGTTGATTTAAGCGTCTCTGTTAATTTAAAAAGTATAGAAGGCAATGACTCCTTACCAGACTTAATGAAGGTGGAATCAAATAAAAATTTCGTTTCTAAAGCAGAGTTTATGGCGGCTAAGAATAAAGTCCAGGCAACTGAGGCAAATACGGCATCAGCTGGGTCTGATGCAAATCGACCATCTTTTAGTACAGCTTCAGAGTAAAAATAGTTTCTTTAGAATATTTTATTTAAACGCTATTTCTATAGTTTCTTTCGGCAATGGTTTG
Encoded here:
- a CDS encoding cation diffusion facilitator family transporter; protein product: MSKEQTAIKTAYFSILGNTCLAIIKWFAGFFGNSYAIKADAIESTSDIFSSIFVLFGIKYSSKPADRNYPYGYGKAESLITFLIVAFLAVSASIITYQSIQNLQQPHASPEAWTLYVLGAIILWKEGCYRFVLLKSKKINSSALKADAWHHRSDAITSIAAFIGISVALLFGKGFEYADDWAALFAAAFIFYNCFLLLKTALAEIMDEHLYDDLIISIKKVASNVDGIIAIEKCLIRKSGMNYLVDMHATLDANLTIRKGHAISHALKDKLKQEIPELISILIHIEPN